Genomic DNA from Gammaproteobacteria bacterium:
TCGGACTGGTCTGGCTCATGTTCTAAAAGAGATAGGGCTGCCTTAGCTATATGAATAGAATTTCGATAATTTTTTTTGAATTCAATGGTTCTGCCACCTTTGACATTAATCCCAACCTCACTCCATACAAATCCACTTTTATATATTTGTTGAGCTGCATCAGCAATGATTGAAAGGCTGTTGGTAAAACTATCCACCAACTTTGAGATTACAATGATTTGTGCTTTATTTAGATCTTGAGCTTCATCAATTACAATATGTGTAAATGGTGGATTGAAATCAGGGTCATTTTCAATTTTTTTGATTGCTAGAATAGCATAGTCATCATAGTCAACTTTATTTAAAGTTTTCAATTTACTTTGATAACGTTCAAATACATTCCAAATAACTATTTTATCTTTCCTAGTTACTCGGTCTGATGTTCCTCTTCCAACTCTTGGCGCCTCAAAGTATTCAGTAGAATCACTAAACAATTTACCTTTTATCCATGAAATTTCATCTAAAAAAAACTCAGGGCTTTTATTTAATACATTACTCTCACTTGACGTTAAGAGAACGCGAATATCATTTATGTATTTTATTCGAGTCCAATGATCTAAGGTTTGATTGCCCTTTAAACCAATAAAATGAAATGCCCATTTATGAAAGTTAGTAACATTTATTTTAAAATCATTTCTTGTTTTTTGGCTGTCGCTTTGTATTTCGGGCAATAATGCTTCAATATAAGCTGACAGTGTTTTGTTATAAGTAAAGATAGCAATATTGGTATCCTTAAACATATTTGCACCAGTTTCATACAAATGCATCGCTCGATATAATGCTACCGTAGTTTTACCGCTTCCTGCTACTCCTTTAATTTGAATTGGATTTTCAGCAGGAAGGAACAACACTTTCTTTTGCTCACCTTTTAGCTCTATTCTTTTTAACATCAGATTCTCAAATTAATAATCATTCGGTAATACCCCAATTAAATTGAATGCTAAACCGTTGTCTGCCTTCACTTTCATTAAAACCACCAAATTGAGACTCCAATTTGCGCAGATTTGGGTCTTTGATGAGGTTTTCTATGGCGGTTATGTTGTTCAATTATTTTTCTCTTTGTTTGTTTATCTTTAAAGGGGATGATTACCTTATTCAAAATCAACTTCTCTGACCACATTGATTCCTTTTTTTAAATTTCTGAATTATCATGTATTTGCCTCAAAAATGGATTAATTTAATTGAATTAAATTAACCTTCTTTATATACCTTTGTTAATTTTTCAAATCTCAATAAATCAGGGTTGTTGTTTAATTGTGAATGGCCAGGTTGTTCAGAATGACATTTAATACACAGAGCTTCTAAATTAGCATACCTATTGTTAGATTTATCCATATTTTTATGGTGACAATGCAAATATCTTTTCAATTCACTTAAACTACAATCAATACCACACCCTTCACAAATCCAGTTTTGATCATTTTTATATTTATTCGAAATTTGATCCCAATCGTTTGAGTAAATATTAGGTTTAGCATATTTACTTGACTGAAACTCATTTGCATTTAATGCCATAGTTAAACCTTCAGACATAAATTCTTCAAGTGAAAACTTTTTATTTGTTGTTAATTCGTATTTTTTAATACAGTTTTTACAACAGTTTAATTTTTGATTATCAAGTTTTATTTTTACCAGGTTATTTTCCAGTAGTCTATACATGAATATACCATTTGTGTTGTTAGACATTTTGTACTTGTCTCTCCAACCTTGGGACTTCGCTTGTTCTAATGTTGAGCAGCCTAATATATGATACTTGTGAAAATTTTGAATCAATTCAACAGAGTTATAATCATTGTTCTTTTCAGCTACGAACAACAAGTATTCAGGTACATAACGAATACTTTTATCTACTATATGGACCAAAACTTTAGTAAGAACGCCGTCTTCACGTAAATAATAAACACCATTATCACCATAAATTAAACGTTCATGATCTACATCTACTTCACCAGCTTTTAATTGAGCATCAAGCTTTGTAATACCTGGGTCGGCTCCCAGTGACAATACAATCTCAGTTAATTTTAGGAATTTAGTAATTTTCAATTTGATGCACCAACCCCTTTTAAGATAGTATAGATTTTCTCTTCTGCTTTTGTGGCAACCCTAAACTCTACTCGCCTTGATTTATTAAAGTCTTCCTGTTTATTATCATCAAAAATTAATTTAGCAAAAGACAAACCATTGGCTCTTAACACTGATTTCATCCAATTCTGTTTAGATTTAGTAGCTTCTAACCTAAAGACATAATCTAATACACTGTAACTTCTGCGTTGAGATAACTGCGCATTGAGTAAATATGAATCCTCGAATTCAGTGCCCTCTCGCCAAAGGCTTGACGTGTGTCCTTCAATCCTGATTTCATCTATCTCTTCTTTAAATTGTTCAGAACTTAAAATTTCGATATACCTAGGGAAAAAGTCATCCAGTATTTCTTTGAACTTAACTTTTATCGAAGCGCTTGATCTGTCAAATAAAACCTCTGGTTCTTGAAATTGAATGGTACTGTCTGGAAGTAACTCAGCTCCCCATTTTTCCAAGTCCTTTTCAAATTCATCTTTTAGGGCCTGGTGAAGTTCTTGTTTTGATTTTTCATAAGTCAAAGCTATATTCTCAATGGCTTCTTTTTCTGACTCAGCTTGAATCATAAAAATAATTGCAATAAATAAAAACACCATCATCAAACCAGCCATGAGGTCAGAAATACTGATCCACTCTCTGTTTGCCTGCATGATTATGCTACCTTAGTTAACTGGCTTACTTTTTCCAAAAAAGCGCCATAATCTTTTCCAAACTTCTCGGTTAATCCAACTAAAGTCTTTTCCAATTGACCTAACGACTCAGGTAATTGAGATTTCAATGCTTCATTGATTTCAGTCAATGATTTAGATTGTTCAGTAACTGATTCTTTAATGTTTTTGCTTAATTTATCGATACCTTTATAAGCATCTTCAATGCCTTTATCAAAACTACTAATACTGTCATTGAGCTTACTAATGATTTCCCACTTTTTAGCAAAGACTTTTTGTAATTCTTCACTGCTTTCTTTGTTGGCAGTTAATATTTGAGCAAGGTCTGAGTTAATTTGTTTGAAGGTCTCGGCATGTTGGGTAACTTTGGCTATTTGATTGTTATACAGCTCAACTTCCACCATCAAACCATTAACTCTTTTCTCAGTTTGAACCACATGTTCCTTGTAATTATCTTGCCATTGTACAAGTTCCTTTACTGCTTGATTCAATTCTTTGAAGTTTTCTCCAAATTGTTCAGTCAGGTTATTATTAAAATCCTTGATAACATTTTCTAATGCTGTAATGATTTCCTTTGTAGCACCTTCAGAAAGTTTGTCTAATGCCTTTTCTAGAGTTTCATTGGACTTTTTGAACTCATCCGTCATAATCTCTCTTAACTTCAGTTGTTCATCCCTACTTTCCATTCTGAAGTTTTTAATTTGATCAATATTTTCAGTAAATAACTCAGGTAAAGAAGACAGTTTATCCAACTTACTTTCCATTCCTGCCATAGGGTTTTCATCAGAAGCTATATTACTGAATTTCAATTTTTGCCATATGGTCAATATAATGGCAATAATCATACCCAAAATACTTGTAAGAAAAGCTATTTTCATTCCTTCTAAAAGCTTTGGTACACTACCTTTAATATCAATAGTGTTAAATTCCCAAAGTCCTAAAAAAATACCCACAAAAGTCCCTGTAATCCCAATACTCACCAAAGTACTTTTAAAGTCTTTGTGGTTATTCTTTCCCATAGAGGCC
This window encodes:
- a CDS encoding 3'-5' exonuclease, whose protein sequence is MLKRIELKGEQKKVLFLPAENPIQIKGVAGSGKTTVALYRAMHLYETGANMFKDTNIAIFTYNKTLSAYIEALLPEIQSDSQKTRNDFKINVTNFHKWAFHFIGLKGNQTLDHWTRIKYINDIRVLLTSSESNVLNKSPEFFLDEISWIKGKLFSDSTEYFEAPRVGRGTSDRVTRKDKIVIWNVFERYQSKLKTLNKVDYDDYAILAIKKIENDPDFNPPFTHIVIDEAQDLNKAQIIVISKLVDSFTNSLSIIADAAQQIYKSGFVWSEVGINVKGGRTIEFKKNYRNSIHIAKAALSLLEHEPDQSEFTVAESALNGGEKPKIAYYSSVDEQYSCLVEQLNYLKNINSIESTVVLHRTVNGVNHINNYLIDCGFKTELIKTSLPVNYNSESIKVCTMSSIKGLEFNNVFVVDLNDNVIPCLQGFNEEDDEYHISTERRLLYTCMTRARKQLYLFSSDYNPSRYLNEIDADLLVNIGPIQS
- a CDS encoding HNH endonuclease, which translates into the protein MKITKFLKLTEIVLSLGADPGITKLDAQLKAGEVDVDHERLIYGDNGVYYLREDGVLTKVLVHIVDKSIRYVPEYLLFVAEKNNDYNSVELIQNFHKYHILGCSTLEQAKSQGWRDKYKMSNNTNGIFMYRLLENNLVKIKLDNQKLNCCKNCIKKYELTTNKKFSLEEFMSEGLTMALNANEFQSSKYAKPNIYSNDWDQISNKYKNDQNWICEGCGIDCSLSELKRYLHCHHKNMDKSNNRYANLEALCIKCHSEQPGHSQLNNNPDLLRFEKLTKVYKEG
- a CDS encoding OmpA family protein, whose protein sequence is MQANREWISISDLMAGLMMVFLFIAIIFMIQAESEKEAIENIALTYEKSKQELHQALKDEFEKDLEKWGAELLPDSTIQFQEPEVLFDRSSASIKVKFKEILDDFFPRYIEILSSEQFKEEIDEIRIEGHTSSLWREGTEFEDSYLLNAQLSQRRSYSVLDYVFRLEATKSKQNWMKSVLRANGLSFAKLIFDDNKQEDFNKSRRVEFRVATKAEEKIYTILKGVGASN